CGCTCCTGTGCAGGAACACGCGCAGCACGCACCACTTGCGATGTACGCCCCTTACGGTGCGAGGCCTTTTCCCTGACTACAGCAACCTCGGTTTCACTCGACTCAGGCTCAGTGCTCTTCACTTAAATAATCACTTTTTGATTCATTGGGAGTGAAGAGCCGATCATTAACCTCTCAACACTCGCTCTGCTGCCCGCAGACCACTTTGCACAGCGGACTCCATGTGCACGCCATCATAATCGTTACTTGCAAATGAGACGCCCTGTAACTGTTCAGCATGCTTCTTGAACGCCAGGATCTTAGCATGCTGCCCAGGCGAGAGGCGACCCAACCCCCAGTGGTGCCGCTGCACCTTGACCTCGTCCAGCATCGACGCGATGCCGGGAAAGAAATCATCCATCTCGTTCAATGCCTTGGTCATCACCTCGGCATCCGACATATTCACCAGGGCCGCGGCGTCTGGGTAGCTCGGCCAGGCCGAAATGATGCCCTTTCCGCTGGGAACAAGATGCGGGGTCTTGACCGTGTGATTGATCGCCATATTGAACGTCATGTTTCGGTAGGCATGGCCCATGTATATGAAAGCCTTCGTATCCAGAGGACGATCCAAGAAGAAATAGACCAGCGTCATTGGAATGTTGGGGAAGGCCATCAGGAACTCCCGCTGGGCAACGAACTCATCGGGCATTATCTTCGCGGCAGCGCCGACAGGGCATGCAACTATTACATGATCGGCTTTGAGCGTACTGCCGTCGGCCAATTGCACCCCAGTGACACGCCCCTTTTCGCACAAGAGTTTCTTGACCTCAGTCTCGTACCTCACATCCAACGAGGCGGCAATCGCTTCTGCCAGAGAGCTGTTGCCCTTGCGCAGCGTTGCAACCTTCGTTGTGCTTATGAGCTTCATGAGATTGAGAAAATGATAAAGGTTCGTGTGCTCCAGATCGGTGCCGACCATGGCATGAGCAGCCGGCCGGAGCACATAGTCGGTAAATGCCTTACCCGCCCAGGCAAACTCTTCGGCGGTCGAGATATTGTCATAGGCGGGAATATCGAGATGAGTCTCGTATAACGAGAACTTCTTCATCGCCACCAGGTATTTCGCGACAAACCAAGCGAAATCTGCCGTGCCGCGCACACCCAGAAGTTTGGCCAGCCCCATGTTTCCGAGCGGATAGACGGGCTCTCCCTGCCGATTGAGATAGCACGCCTGCTGGTTGACCTGTGGAACCAGATCCCGGGTCAAGCCGAACCTGTCGATCAACCCGAGCGTCTGGGCATAACCGTGGCTTCCAGAGTGAAAACCCTGAGCGCCTGCCTCGACCATGTCGCCCTTGTGCGAAAGGTGAACCACACGCCCCCCTGGGCGCTCCGTTGACTCAAGCACAACGACTTTCTTTCCTGCTGCCTGGAGCTTGTCTGCCGCCGCCAAGCCCGACAGCCCGGCACCAATTACTAGGGTGTGATCACTCATTCTGGGTACATCTGCATGGGTCTTTAGGAGAGGCGATGATGCAGGCACGGAAATCAGATCGCAACATTTTCTTGACTAACGTCAGCTTTTGAATAGTCTAGGCCTCATCTGAGTGAAGTCCGTTCGGAGACCCATCGTGGAAAACCCACCCCTGGCTAACAAGCGCGAACAGAGCGGCACCTTCGAGTCATCTACGGGAGCAGAGCTCTATTACAGGGACTTCAAGCCGGCTCAAGGCCTTGATGTCATCCCGCTGCTCTGTCTTCACGGCTTCATGCGTACCTCCCGTGATTTCTGCGAACTGGGGGAGACGCTCTGCGCAGCGGGGGTACGCGTAATCGCGCCGGATCTGCGCGGCCGTGGGCTTTCAAGCCGCTTCGAGGATGCCAGGCAGTATCACTACGACCTGACCAAGCAGGATGTCGTCGAACTCCTCGAACACCTCGACATCGATCGAGTGGCGATAGTCGGCGTTGCACTGGGTGCAATCATCGCTCAGGACCTGGTTGCCGAACGACCGGATCTGGTCAAGGGAATCGTGCTCAACGACCAGGGCGCCGAAGTCGGCGAAGCCTCGGCCAAGAAGATGGCGTCGAACGTAGAGAATGCCGATTACAGCTGGGAAGAAGCGGTGGCTCGGATGAAGAGTCAATTCGGAGAAACCTATCCCGGGCTGACCGACGAGCGCTGGGAGAATCTCACGTGGCGAGCCTACAGAGAAACGCGCCCAGGGCGATGGGCGCGTGACTTCGATCTGAAAACTTTCGAGGACATCC
The genomic region above belongs to Pseudomonas sp. GOM7 and contains:
- a CDS encoding protoporphyrinogen/coproporphyrinogen oxidase, whose translation is MSDHTLVIGAGLSGLAAADKLQAAGKKVVVLESTERPGGRVVHLSHKGDMVEAGAQGFHSGSHGYAQTLGLIDRFGLTRDLVPQVNQQACYLNRQGEPVYPLGNMGLAKLLGVRGTADFAWFVAKYLVAMKKFSLYETHLDIPAYDNISTAEEFAWAGKAFTDYVLRPAAHAMVGTDLEHTNLYHFLNLMKLISTTKVATLRKGNSSLAEAIAASLDVRYETEVKKLLCEKGRVTGVQLADGSTLKADHVIVACPVGAAAKIMPDEFVAQREFLMAFPNIPMTLVYFFLDRPLDTKAFIYMGHAYRNMTFNMAINHTVKTPHLVPSGKGIISAWPSYPDAAALVNMSDAEVMTKALNEMDDFFPGIASMLDEVKVQRHHWGLGRLSPGQHAKILAFKKHAEQLQGVSFASNDYDGVHMESAVQSGLRAAERVLRG
- a CDS encoding alpha/beta fold hydrolase, with product MENPPLANKREQSGTFESSTGAELYYRDFKPAQGLDVIPLLCLHGFMRTSRDFCELGETLCAAGVRVIAPDLRGRGLSSRFEDARQYHYDLTKQDVVELLEHLDIDRVAIVGVALGAIIAQDLVAERPDLVKGIVLNDQGAEVGEASAKKMASNVENADYSWEEAVARMKSQFGETYPGLTDERWENLTWRAYRETRPGRWARDFDLKTFEDIPRLKAEHADGWTSFLNTRGTPVAILRGELSSYFPADCAQKMIDRHPDAVLTVVAGRGHPPLLDEPESIAALFTLLERASDRKPDNLVSNHQRGAPR